The region TTACATTCCGACCAACGTGATCTCGATCACGGACGGCCAGATCTTCGTCGAGACCGACCTCTTCAACTCCGGCGTTCGTCCGGCAGTGAACGTGGGACTTTCGGTATCGCGTGTGGGATTTGCCGCTGCGACCAAGGCGACCAAGCAGGTTGGTGCGACGCTGAAGCTGGATCTGGCTCAGTATCGTGAGTTGGCTGCGTTCTCGCAGTTCGGCTCCGACCTGGATAAGGTGACGCAGAACCAGTTGAACCGCGGTGCACGTCTCGTCGAGCTGCTCAAGCAGCCGCAGTACAAGCCGCTTTCGGCTGAGAAGCAGGTTGCCATCATTTACGCCGGTGTGAACGGGCTTCTGGATGACGTTGAAGTGAAGGACCTGCGGGCGTTCGAGGATGGGTTCTACCCGTATCTCGAGTCGGTCCAGCCTGCAATTTTGACGGACATCGCGACGAAGAAGGCACTGGACGATGATCTGAAGGCGCGCCTGAAGGCCGCCATCCTCGACTATAAGGGCGGCTTCCTGGCCGATCACAAGCAAGAGAAGGCAGTGGCGGCGGCTAAGTAGCCGGCGACCTAAGGACATATGGCAAACGTACTCGATCTACGACGCCGCATTCGCAGTGTGAAGAACACGCGGCAGATCACGAAGGCCATGAAGATGGTCTCGGCTGCGAAGCTGCGGCGCGCGCAGGAACGCGCGATGCAGGCGCGGCCTTACGCGCAGATGCTGGTCAATGTGCTGGAGTCACTGGTGCGGCGCACGGATCTTTACAATGACGTGACCGGCAACATCATGCATCCTCTGCTGGTGGAGCGCGAGGAGAAGAGCGTTCTTCTGATCGTGATCGCCGGAGATAAGGGCTTTGCGGGCGGGTTCAACTCGAACGTGGGCAAGGCGGCGCAGAAGTTTATCGATCTCCGTTCCGCGAAGGGTCAGAACGTCGACCTGGAACCGATCGGGCGGAAGGCGATCGGCTTCTACAAGAAGCGCTACTACGCGGCCCAGTACGACAAGACCGAAGAGCACTACGACAACGATCTTTCCACGCACTACGAGACCATCCGTCAGCGCAAGGGACAGATTGAGGTTGCAGCCGAGCATGCCGACCTGCTGCTGAAGGCGGAGTTCTCTGCCGTGACGGAGATGGCGAAGTCGATCATCGCTCGTTACGAGCGGGCTGAGATTGACTCGGTTTACATCGTCTACAACGAGTTCAAGTCGGTGCTGTCGCAGCGCATTGTGGTTGAGAAGCTGCTGCCGATCATCAAGCTGGGCACTCATACGATCGAGAGCTCGGAGGAGATGACGGAAGAGCAGCGGGATGCGGCGGTCAAGGCAGCAGAGGCCGAAGGCATCAGCGTTCATGAGCCGGCTGGCACTGCGATGGACGAGGAAGCGAAGAAGTTTGGGACGGCGGATGTCGATTATATTTTCGATCAATCGCCGGAAGAGCTTTTCCGCCACCTGATGCCGCGGTATGTGACGACGCAGATCTTCCATGCGCTTTTGGAGTCTACGGCTGCGGAACATGCGGCGCGTATGACGGCCACGGATGCTGCGACGAAGAATGCAGGAGATCTGATCGATTCGCTTTCGCTGACCATGAACCGGGTTCGGCAGGCGGCGATTACGAAGGAAATTATTGAGATTGTGAGCGGTGCGGCTGCGCTGTAAGCGACCGAAACGAGAGGATTATGGCTGATAACGTAGGAAAAGTGATATCGATCAGCGGCCCGGCCGTTGATGTCCAGTTCGAAGAGAAGAACATGCCGCCGATCTTCCAGGCGCTGCGGATCACGGGTGAGGGCTTTAAGACGCCGAATCCCGTGAACGTGGTGGTTGAGGTTCAGCAGCACCTTGGCGAAGGCCGCGTGCGCTGCATCGCAATGGTTGCGACCGAGGGCATGGTTCGCGGAATGAACGCGCATGACACGGGCAACGGCATCATGGTGCCGGTGGGCCGCGAGACGCTTGGGCGAGTGCTTAACGTGCTCGGTGAGCCTGTGGATGAGCTTGGCCCGGTGAACGCAAAGGTTCACATGCCGATCCACCGCCAGGCTCCCGCGTTCGACGAGCAGTCGACGTCCGAGGAGATGTTCGAGACGGGCATCAAGGTCATCGACCTGATCCAGCCGTTCTTGAAGGGCGGCAAGATCGGCCTGTTCGGCGGCGCCGGCGTGGGCAAGACGGTCGTCATTCAGGAGTTGATCAATAACGTTGCGCAGCAGCATGGCGGCTTCTCGGTTTTCGCGGGAGTCGGTGAGCGTACGCGTGAGGGTAACGATCTCTGGCATGAGTTCCAGGAGTCGGGCGTTATCGATATCAACGACTTCAACAAGAGCAAAGCGGCCTTGATTTATGGGCAGATGACCGAGCCCCCAGGGGCGCGTCTGCGCGTGGCGCTGACCGGCCTGACCGTCGCCGAGTACTTCCGCGACGAAGAGGGTGCGGATACGCTGCTGTTCATCGACAACATCTTCCGGTTCACGCAGGCGGGTTCCGAGGTTTCGACACTGCTTGGGCGTATGCCTTCGGCCGTGGGTTATCAGCCGAATCTCGCGACCGAGATGGGTGAGCTTCAGGAGCGCATCACCTCGACGAAGAAGGGTTCGATCACGTCCGTGCAGGCTGTGTACGTGCCCGCCGACGACTTGACCGATCCGGCTCCGGCGACGACGTTTGCCCACCTGGATGCTACAACTGTGCTTTCGCGTCCGCTTTCGGAGCTGGGTATCTATCCGGCTGTCGATCCGCTGGCTTCCACCTCGCGTATTCTTTCGCCGCGGGTTGTGGGTCAGGAGCACTATGACGTGGCGCAGGGTGTGAAGCGGATTCTGCAGCGTTATAAGGATCTGCAGGACATTATCGCGATTCTGGGTATCGATGAGCTGTCGGAAGAGGACAAGATCACCGTGGCCCGTGCGCGTAAGGTTCAGCGCTTCCTTTCGCAGCCGTTCCATGTGGCCGAGATCTTTACCGGTATCCCCGGCGCTTATGTGAAGGTTGCGGATACGGTGCGGTCATTCAAGGAAATCATTGAAGGCAAGCATGACCACATTCCGGAGCAGGCCTTCTATCTGAAGGGCGGCATTGAGGATGTGCAGGCTGCTGCTGAGAAGATGAAGAACGCGTAAACCATGGCAAACACAGGACAAGACGGGAAGTTGGCGGTTCGGCTGGTAACGCCGGACCGCGTGTTGCTCGACGGTTTTGCCGACGCGGTGGAGCTTCCGAGTGCCTCCGGGTACCTGGAGGCGCTGTACGGAGCTGCGCCGTTGCTGGCGGAGCTCGGTGCGGGTGAGGTTCGGCTGCATGGCGGGGATTCCGACGGCAAGGTGTTCTTTGTGGCGTGGGGCTTCGTCGAGGTGCTGCCGGAGCGGGTGACGATTCTGGCGGAGACGGCGTTGAAACCAGAGGAGATCGACCGTGCGGCTGCTGAGGCTGAGCTGAAGCGCGGCGAGACGATGTGGTCCGAGGCCGGGGATGACGGCGCCAAGTACGATGAGGCGAACGAACTCACCCGGAAGGCTGAAGAGGAACTTGCTTCGGCTGACCATCGGTCGCAATAGCACCACAAATTACCACAAACGAACCACAAATTGCTGGTGAATGACCACGTTGAGTTATGGTGAAACCCGCGTTCTACGCGGGTTTTGTCGCGTTTGTGCATGGTAAAAAACGTGTTTGGCCCTTGGCGTGCGTTCATCTCCTGTTAACATATGGCGCTTTTTGGGGGGGAGGAGGCGATGGAAGGTCGGGTTTCGCCCGATGCCCACCCTAACCACGATGAGGCTGCGGTGAGGATGGGGCACACGATACGTTGCCCCATCCGTCGGCGAGGGGCGGCTGCTCTGAACCTTTGAGGATTCGGGGACATCTTATGGGAGATGTTTATGGGGGGTATTTTGAGCAAGCTTTTGGAGCCTTTGAAGGTTGGTGCGTTGACGTTGCCGAATCGTGTGGTGATGGCGCCCTTGACCCGTTTACGGGGGACTGTGGATCATCTGCCTACGGCGATCATGGCGGAGTATTACGCGCAGCGTGCGGGTGCGGGTTTGATTATTTCTGAGGGAACTCCGGTGTCACCGATGGGTGTGGGATATCCGCAGGTTCCGGGGATCTGGTCGAAGGAGCAGACGGAGCTTTGGAAGCCTGTGACGGATGCGGTGCATGAGGCGGGCGGACGGATCTTTGCGCAGATCTGGCATGTGGGGCGGGTCAGCGATCCGCTGTACCTGGGCGGGAAGGTGCCGGTCTCGTCGAGCGCGATTGCGCCGGCCGGGACGGTGACGTTGCTGCGCCCGAAGAAGGAGTTTGGGGTGCCGCGGGCGTTGGCGAACGATGAGATCAAGCATGTGATCGAGGAGTTCCGGCAAGGAACGCAGAATGCCAAGGACGCGGGGTTCGACGGGGTGGAGATCCACGGTGCGAACGGGTATCTGCTGGACCAGTTTCTGCACTCGGGATCGAATGAGCGGGATGATGAATACGGTGGACCGCTGGAGAATCGGGCTCGTCTGCACCTGGAGGTGGCGGAGGCTGCGAGTTCGGTGTTTGGGGCGGATCGGGTGGGGATGCACCTGGCTCCGCGCGGCGACGTCATGAGCATGAGTGACGAAAATCCGCATGAGGCGTTCGTGTACCTGGCGGGTCAGCTTGGAAAGCTTGGGCTGGCGTTCTTGTGTGCGCGGGAGTACTTCGGGGATGACCGCCTGGGGCCGGAGCTGAAGAAGGCTTTTGACGGGGTCTATATCGCCAATGAGAAGTACACGCAGGCGCAGGCGGAGCATGTGATCGAGGCCGGTGAGGCGGATGCTGTGGCGTTTGGGAAGCTGTTTATCTCGAACCCGGATCTGGTTGAGCGCTTTGCTGCGGGGGCGGAGTTGAACGAGCCGGATGTACCTACGTTCTATACGCATGATGCTGCTGGTTATACGGACTATCCGGCGCTGGCTTAAGAACAAAGCAAGGCGTAACGAGGATAAAAGGATAGGAGCGGGATAAGAACCGGCAAAGGCCAATCTATTGGCTTTTGCCGGTTCTTTTCTGTTTGTTCGTTCGAGGAGGCTTGCTCAGGGCTTCGCTTTCGGTTTGGTGGAGGCCGGTCTCTTTGGCGTGGGTGGCGTGGGCGTTGAGGCCGCCTCGGGGAAGAGGACGGCTCCTGTGGTGAGGAGGGTCATGAGGTTTTCCGCGGTTGCCCTGGAGGATTGCTTTCCCTTGTTGGCGCGCCAGATGTCGGCTGCGGCGAGGAGGACCTCAAGGGCGATGCGGGAGGTGAGGATGTTGGCGGGGTCGTCAGGCGCGGTGTTGGTGGCCTGGGCGAGGAGGCGGGCTAGTTCACGCTGCTGCTCTCCGAGGTAGTCCCAGAGATGGGCGCGGGCGGCGGGCGACTGGCCGAGGATGGAGCGGACGAGGAGAGCGTGTTTGGGCTCTTTGTCTTCAATGGCGAGGACGGCGAAGATGGCTTCGGCGAGGGCGCGTTCTACGGGGAGATCTTTCAGGCTGAGGGCGAAGACCTCCGAGAAGCGGGCGGTGTTGCCCATGAAGCTGGCGAGGACGATGGAGTCCTTGGTGGGGTAGTAGCGGTAGAGGGTGGAGGGGCTGACGTCAGCGGCCTCCGCGATGGACTCCATGGTGGTGGGTTCGAAGCCGTTGCGGCTGAAGAGCGTCATGGCTTCTGCGACGATGCGGTCGCGGCTGCGCTGTGCCTTTTTTTCCCTGAGACCCATGAGGGGATTCTATCTCAAGAAAAAGAATGAATCTATTATTTGGTGGTAACTGTCAAAATGATGTGACATTCATAATCTGGATTTTAAGAAAGGTTTTACCATGATGCGTTCTATGAAAAGCGTACTTCGTTCTTCGGCTTTAGCGGCTTTGGTTTTGATGTTGTCGGGATCGACGGTTCATGCGGAGGTGGGCGGTGCCGAGGCGCGGGAGGCGGGTGCGATCCGCGAGGTGAAGGCGGTTTATGGTCTGCCGGGGATTGCAGCGAATGCAGACGGAGTGCTTTCGTTCAGCTTGCGGACGATGCGGTTTACGACGGATCAAGGGTCGTATGAGATTGAGCGGCAGAGGATTGTCGGGGTCTCGGATGGGGACGAGCGGGTGGAGAGCTTTGGGACCAAGGGCAGGGTGGTGCGCATGCTGATTCCTTATGGCGGCGGCTTTGCGGTGGCTGCGGTGGCGCACAAGAAGGTAGGGCTGCTGACGATCGAGTTTACGGATGCGGCCGGGGATTATCACGGGGCTGTGTTTGTGCTGAACACCGATGACATGGGGACGGCGCTGGGGCAGTTGGATGTTCATCCGCCGTCGCTGTATGCGCCTGCGCTGGCGCCGGTTGCGTGCCCTGCGAGCAAGGTGCGAGCCGATACGGTTCGGGTGGAGGAGATTGGGGCGGAGCTGCAGTCGGATTTTCCGGCTGAGGATCGGGTGCTGCTGTACGAGCACCTGGTGGAGCGGCTGAAGAGCGAGAAGAGCATTGAGGCGGTCTATCGGGCGGGCGGAACGAGGACGGCGGGCGAGTGCGCGGAGTTCACGGTGACGGTGCGGGCAGAGGCGTTCAAGAAGGGCGACCAGGCAGTGCGCGCGTCGCTGGGACCGCTGGGACACTTTGTGGGGACGACGAAGTTGAACTATCACCTGACGGTGAGGACACAGGATGGGACAGCGATCGTGGATCAGGAGATGAAGAAGTCAGAGGGGTCCGATAGCGATAGCTTGAATGTGACGAAGGCGATCAGCAAGGCGGTGGTGAAGAGTTTGAAGAAGTCTCGGAAGGAGTTGCGGAAGACGCAGATGGCTTAGGGAGGATAAGGGATGAGTGTTAGCTCGATTCCCCGGCCGGTTGGGCGGAAGAACAGGCAGCGGCCAGAACGATGGCGCTGCCTGTCTTGTGTGATTGGTAACTGGTGTGTGTGCTGCGAGTGTTTCTAGTTCCGGTTGCCGAACTGCCAGTTGAGTTTGCCGAAGTAGGAGCGGGCATCGCCAACGAAGCCGCCGGCTCCGTTGGCTGCGGTGAAGTAGCGGGTGTCTGCGAGGTTGCGGACGCCGAAGGCTCCGGTGAGTTTGTGGGTTTTGAAGTTGGCTACGAGGTCCGCGGTGGTGTAGGAGGGGATGGAGTTGGTGTTGAGGAGATCGGCGAACATGCTGCTGCGGTTAGTGAAGCCGCCGGAGAAGGAGAGAGTCTGCTGATGGCTGAAGGGGATGTCGTAGGTGGTCCAGAGGTTGACGATGCGGTTTGGCACGCCCTGAGGGCGGCGGCCGGTGGCTGCAGGGCTAGAGGGGTTGTTGGTGAGCGCGGCGTGCATGCCGGTGCCGTTGGCGTTGAGCTTCCAGTGATGCGTAAGGGAGAGCTCGACTGAGCCTTCACCGCCCTGGGTGAGCTGGTCGTTGAAGACGGGGATGTCGCTGACGAGAGAGAAGACGTTATCGCGTTTGACGTGGAAGGCTGCTGCGGTGATGAGGATGCGGTCGTTGAGTGCGGCGGCCTTGATGCCGGCCTCATACTGGGTGCCGGTTTCAGGGGCCTGAACGCCGTTTTGCGTAGCCTCCGAGTTGAAGTTGACGAGGTTGCTGTGGGCTACGCCGAAGAAGGCGTTTACGCCGGGGAGGACGCGATAGACGGTGCCTACATTCCAGCTAAAGGGTGTGTCGTTGCGGCTGAAGGTGCTGGGTGGCTCGATGAGGACGCCGTTGCCGAGGCTGCGGCCGGGAACGAAGATCTGGGGCGCGAGGGTGGTCTGCCAGAAGTCCTCACGGCCACCGACGCGGAGCTTCCAGCGGGAGGTGAGGTCGATCTGGTCTGTGGCGTAGAGGCCTTCGTAGGTGGCGCGGAGGTCATCGAGGAAGCCGGAGTGGGTTGCGTCGCGGAGGAAGACGAGCGATGCGCGGGAGGTTTCAGGAATGACGGGCGCGAAGATGTTGGCGATGTTCTGCAATGAGGCGGTGGCGCGGTTGTCCGCGATGGACTGGTGCTGGATCTCGACGCCGGTGAGGAGGGTGTGGCGGATGCGGCCGGTGTGGAAGGTGAAGATGGGCTCGGCTTCGTAGTCGAAGTCGTTGACGACGTCGTGCTGGTTGCGGAGTTGGCGTCCGGTGAGGGCAGTGCCGACGACCCCGCCGCCGTCTCCGTTGCGGAGGATGGAGAGGTTTCTGTACATGTACGAGAAGCGGTTGTTGACGGTGAGGAAGGGTGCGGCCTGCCAGACGTCTGATGCGGTGAAGCGGCCGATGGCCTGGTTGCCGAAGCTGAAGGGGGTGGAGTATTTGGTGTCGCGCGGGACGACGGAGATGGGGGTGTGGTTGAGGTAGATGAGGCCGGCGGGGTCGGGGACGGCCTGGAGTTCGCGGCCATCTGCTGCGAGGAGGAGGACGTTGCGGCTTGTGGTGTAGCCGAGGGTGGGGCGGAGTTCGTAGTCGCCGCCGGGGAGGGCTCGGTAGCCGTCCTTGTGCTGGAGGAGGGTGTCGATGCGGTAGTCGAGACCGTGGATGGGGGTGGAGCCGGTGAGATAGGCGCTGCCGGAGTAGAGGCCGAAGGAGCCGGTCTGGAACTGGAGACCGGTGCCGAAGCGGGGCGACGGGGTGTAGTGGACGAGGTTGATGGTGCCGCCGGGAGGTCCGGAGCCGAAGAGGGAGGAGCCGGGGCCTTCGAGGATCTCGACGCGCTCTACGCCGTTGAGGGAGTGGGGGATGCCGTTGCGCTCGTCGCCGTCTGAGAAGCCGTCGTTGTAGATGCGGGCTTCCAGGCCGCGGATCTGGAAGCGGTCTGCAAAGCCGAAGCCGTCGGTTCCGCCCTGGA is a window of Granulicella tundricola MP5ACTX9 DNA encoding:
- a CDS encoding alkene reductase, producing MSKLLEPLKVGALTLPNRVVMAPLTRLRGTVDHLPTAIMAEYYAQRAGAGLIISEGTPVSPMGVGYPQVPGIWSKEQTELWKPVTDAVHEAGGRIFAQIWHVGRVSDPLYLGGKVPVSSSAIAPAGTVTLLRPKKEFGVPRALANDEIKHVIEEFRQGTQNAKDAGFDGVEIHGANGYLLDQFLHSGSNERDDEYGGPLENRARLHLEVAEAASSVFGADRVGMHLAPRGDVMSMSDENPHEAFVYLAGQLGKLGLAFLCAREYFGDDRLGPELKKAFDGVYIANEKYTQAQAEHVIEAGEADAVAFGKLFISNPDLVERFAAGAELNEPDVPTFYTHDAAGYTDYPALA
- the atpD gene encoding F0F1 ATP synthase subunit beta; the encoded protein is MADNVGKVISISGPAVDVQFEEKNMPPIFQALRITGEGFKTPNPVNVVVEVQQHLGEGRVRCIAMVATEGMVRGMNAHDTGNGIMVPVGRETLGRVLNVLGEPVDELGPVNAKVHMPIHRQAPAFDEQSTSEEMFETGIKVIDLIQPFLKGGKIGLFGGAGVGKTVVIQELINNVAQQHGGFSVFAGVGERTREGNDLWHEFQESGVIDINDFNKSKAALIYGQMTEPPGARLRVALTGLTVAEYFRDEEGADTLLFIDNIFRFTQAGSEVSTLLGRMPSAVGYQPNLATEMGELQERITSTKKGSITSVQAVYVPADDLTDPAPATTFAHLDATTVLSRPLSELGIYPAVDPLASTSRILSPRVVGQEHYDVAQGVKRILQRYKDLQDIIAILGIDELSEEDKITVARARKVQRFLSQPFHVAEIFTGIPGAYVKVADTVRSFKEIIEGKHDHIPEQAFYLKGGIEDVQAAAEKMKNA
- a CDS encoding TonB-dependent receptor, with translation MRSSTRFKRLVPIAFLALRAPLAAVAQTAEIRGSVLDPSGAALAGAHITLTGHGPEKTVSSDASGSYDFPSLPAGTYTLTIESPNFSRYENSSLHVSATGILDWPVHLTLQSASFSVAVQSDTDALQQIPTVGKTGTMLEDMPQSISVITSRLSESQGDLVLADTVRNAPGVIQGGTDGFGFADRFQIRGLEARIYNDGFSDGDERNGIPHSLNGVERVEILEGPGSSLFGSGPPGGTINLVHYTPSPRFGTGLQFQTGSFGLYSGSAYLTGSTPIHGLDYRIDTLLQHKDGYRALPGGDYELRPTLGYTTSRNVLLLAADGRELQAVPDPAGLIYLNHTPISVVPRDTKYSTPFSFGNQAIGRFTASDVWQAAPFLTVNNRFSYMYRNLSILRNGDGGGVVGTALTGRQLRNQHDVVNDFDYEAEPIFTFHTGRIRHTLLTGVEIQHQSIADNRATASLQNIANIFAPVIPETSRASLVFLRDATHSGFLDDLRATYEGLYATDQIDLTSRWKLRVGGREDFWQTTLAPQIFVPGRSLGNGVLIEPPSTFSRNDTPFSWNVGTVYRVLPGVNAFFGVAHSNLVNFNSEATQNGVQAPETGTQYEAGIKAAALNDRILITAAAFHVKRDNVFSLVSDIPVFNDQLTQGGEGSVELSLTHHWKLNANGTGMHAALTNNPSSPAATGRRPQGVPNRIVNLWTTYDIPFSHQQTLSFSGGFTNRSSMFADLLNTNSIPSYTTADLVANFKTHKLTGAFGVRNLADTRYFTAANGAGGFVGDARSYFGKLNWQFGNRN
- the atpC gene encoding ATP synthase F1 subunit epsilon, giving the protein MANTGQDGKLAVRLVTPDRVLLDGFADAVELPSASGYLEALYGAAPLLAELGAGEVRLHGGDSDGKVFFVAWGFVEVLPERVTILAETALKPEEIDRAAAEAELKRGETMWSEAGDDGAKYDEANELTRKAEEELASADHRSQ
- a CDS encoding F0F1 ATP synthase subunit gamma encodes the protein MANVLDLRRRIRSVKNTRQITKAMKMVSAAKLRRAQERAMQARPYAQMLVNVLESLVRRTDLYNDVTGNIMHPLLVEREEKSVLLIVIAGDKGFAGGFNSNVGKAAQKFIDLRSAKGQNVDLEPIGRKAIGFYKKRYYAAQYDKTEEHYDNDLSTHYETIRQRKGQIEVAAEHADLLLKAEFSAVTEMAKSIIARYERAEIDSVYIVYNEFKSVLSQRIVVEKLLPIIKLGTHTIESSEEMTEEQRDAAVKAAEAEGISVHEPAGTAMDEEAKKFGTADVDYIFDQSPEELFRHLMPRYVTTQIFHALLESTAAEHAARMTATDAATKNAGDLIDSLSLTMNRVRQAAITKEIIEIVSGAAAL
- a CDS encoding TetR/AcrR family transcriptional regulator, coding for MGLREKKAQRSRDRIVAEAMTLFSRNGFEPTTMESIAEAADVSPSTLYRYYPTKDSIVLASFMGNTARFSEVFALSLKDLPVERALAEAIFAVLAIEDKEPKHALLVRSILGQSPAARAHLWDYLGEQQRELARLLAQATNTAPDDPANILTSRIALEVLLAAADIWRANKGKQSSRATAENLMTLLTTGAVLFPEAASTPTPPTPKRPASTKPKAKP